One Camelina sativa cultivar DH55 chromosome 3, Cs, whole genome shotgun sequence genomic window carries:
- the LOC104777920 gene encoding nucleobase-ascorbate transporter 4-like produces MATKNDDFAPFPVKDQLPGVEFCVSSSPNWPEGIVLGFQHYIVMLGATVIIPSILVPLMGGGDVEKAEVINTVLFVSGINTLLQSLFGSRLPVVIGASYAYVIPALYITFSYRFTYYLHPHLRFEETMRAIQGALIIASICHMIMGFFGLWRILVRFLTPLSAAPLVILTGVGLVAFAFPQLARCIEVGLPALIILIILSQYLPHLFKCKRSICEQFAVLFTIAIVWAYAEILTAAGAYDKRPDNTQLSCRTDRSGLISASPWVRVPYPLQWGRPSFHGSDAFAMMAATYVAIVETTGSFIAASRFGSATHIPPSVLSRGIGWQGIAVLLDGLFGTATGSTALVENTGLLGLTKVGSRRVVQISAGFMIFFSIFGKFGAVLASIPLPIFAAVYCVLFAYVASAGLGLLQFCNLNSFRTKFILGFSIFIGLSVAQYFTEYLFISGRGPVHTRTSAFNVIMQVIFSSAATVGIMAAFLLDCTHSYGHASVRRDSGRHWWEKFRVYHTDTRTEEFYALPYNLNRFFPSF; encoded by the exons ATGGCGACAAAGAACGATGATTTTGCACCATTTCCGGTTAAAGATCAGCTTCCAGGAGTCGAATTTTGTGTCTCGAGCTCTCCTAATTGGC CGGAAGGCATAGTTCTTGGGTTTCAACATTACATTGTAATGCTTGGTGCTACTGTAATCATACCTTCCATACTCGTCCCTCTCATGGGTGGTGGCGAC GTGGAGAAAGCAGAAGTGATCAACACAGTGTTGTTCGTGTCCGGAATAAACACGTTGCTACAGAGTTTGTTCGGGAGTCGACTCCCTGTCGTCATCGGAGCTTCTTATGCTTACGTCATCCCTGCTCTTTACATCACTTTCTCTTACCGTTTCACTTACTATCTCCACCCTCACCTG AGATTTGAGGAGACAATGAGAGCAATTCAAGGAGCTCTTATCATTGCTTCTATATGTCATATGATTATGGGTTTCTTCGGTTTGTGGAGGATCTTGGTCAG gtttCTTACTCCTCTTTCGGCTGCTCCTCTCGTGATTCTCACAGGCGTTGGCCTTGTCGCCTTTGCGTTTCCTCAG CTTGCGAGATGTATAGAAGTTGGACTCCCAGCATTGATCATACTGATAATTTTATCTCAg TATCTTCCTCACTTGTTCAAGTGTAAAAGATCGATATGCGAGCAATTCGCTGTTCTGTTTACAATAGCGATCGTCTGGGCTTACGCAGAGATTCTGACTGCAGCTGGAGCTTACGACAAAAGACCTGATAATACACAGCTCAGTTGTCGAACAGACCGGTCAGGTCTCATTAGTGCTTCTCCATG GGTGAGAGTTCCATATCCATTGCAATGGGGACGTCCAAGTTTTCATGGAAGCGATGCATTCGCAATGATGGCAGCTACTTATGTGGCGATTGTTGAG ACTACAGGATCCTTCATCGCTGCTTCAAGATTTGGCAGCGCAACACATATCCCTCCCTCGGTACTTAGCCGTGGCATTGGATGGCAG GGCATAGCTGTTTTGCTGGATGGACTGTTTGGAACAGCAACTGGTTCCACAGCTTTGGT TGAAAATACAGGGCTTCTAGGATTAACGAAGGTTGGGAGCAGAAGAGTGGTTCAGATATCTGCAGGTTTCatgatcttcttctctattttcg GGAAGTTTGGGGCTGTTCTCGCATCTATACCATTACCGATTTTTGCAGCTGTGTACTGTGTTCTGTTCGCCTATGTTG CTTCTGCAGGACTCGGCCTTCTTCAATTCTGCAACTTAAACAGCTTTAGGACTAAATTTATCCTCggcttctccatcttcatcggTCTCTCTGTTGCACAATACTTCACCGAATATCTATTCATTTCTGGTCGTGGACCTGTTCACACTCGTACTTCCGCT TTCAATGTGATAATGCAAGTGATATTCTCTTCGGCTGCAACTGTTGGGATAATGGCAGCGTTCTTGTTGGACTGTACTCATAGCTATGGACATGCCTCGGTGCGGAGAGACAGTGGAAGACATTGGTGGGAGAAATTCAGAGTCTACCACACTGATACTCGAACAGAAGAGTTTTACGCATTGCCTTACAACCTCAACAGATTCTTCCCCTCTTTCTGA